In Trichoplusia ni isolate ovarian cell line Hi5 unplaced genomic scaffold, tn1 tig00002951, whole genome shotgun sequence, a single window of DNA contains:
- the LOC113507604 gene encoding thioredoxin-related transmembrane protein 1-like: MARVHTVPQFLHFFLYFSFVLCCFTSFVSANRELDEDNWKEILEGEWMVEFYAPWCPACKDLSPAWRELSTRATRKALGVRTAGVDVTKSPGLSGRFVVTALPTIFHVIDGEFRQYKGPRDVDSMLGYVEEARWKQTEPVPAWKAPHSIQMTLVAEFFKLSQALRVSSTCCHMFKDCGCG; encoded by the exons ATGGCGCGCGTACACACGGTTCcgcaatttttacattttttcctttatttctcatttgtattatgttgttttacTAGTTTTGTGAGTGCCAATCGCGAGTTAGATGAAGACAATTGGAAGGAAATTCTTGAAGGAGAATGGATGGTCGAGTT TTACGCGCCATGGTGCCCAGCCTGCAAGGACCTGTCGCCTGCTTGGAGGGAGCTGTCCACCCGCGCTACCCGCAAGGCCCTGGGCGTGAGGACAGCTGGTGTCGACGTCACCAAGTCGCCAGGGCTCAGCGGTAGATTCGTCGTCACAGCTCTGCCAACTATATTCCA TGTGATCGACGGCGAGTTCCGTCAGTACAAGGGTCCCCGCGACGTGGACTCGATGCTGGGCTACGTGGAGGAGGCGCGCTGGAAGCAGACGGAGCCCGTGCCCGCGTGGAAGGCGCCGCACTCCATACAGATGACGCTCGTCGCAGAGTTCTTCAAGCTCAGCCAGGCGCTCAGGGTCAGTAGCACTTGCTGTCACATGTTCAAGGACTGTGGATGTGGATAA